One window of Burkholderia thailandensis E264 genomic DNA carries:
- a CDS encoding diacylglycerol kinase — translation MRAKAPPASSPRKPAAHAGAARAVHVRLAPSETHEPPEPHEPLGPDDPLALPHNPYKGNRGLMRAWYALKNSYNGFRVAIREESAFRQELTLAAIMLPIAAFVPVEPASRALLIGTVLLVLIVELLNSSVETAIDRISLERHELSKRAKDLGSAAVTVALCACVTTWGLILGPLVWHRLAG, via the coding sequence ATGCGCGCGAAAGCGCCTCCTGCCAGTTCGCCGCGAAAGCCGGCCGCACATGCCGGCGCGGCGCGTGCCGTCCACGTGCGCCTCGCGCCGTCTGAAACGCACGAGCCCCCCGAGCCGCACGAGCCGCTCGGCCCGGACGATCCGCTCGCGCTGCCGCACAACCCGTACAAGGGCAATCGCGGGCTGATGCGCGCGTGGTACGCGCTCAAGAATTCGTACAACGGCTTTCGCGTCGCGATCCGTGAAGAGAGCGCGTTCCGGCAGGAGCTCACGCTCGCGGCGATCATGCTGCCGATCGCCGCGTTCGTGCCCGTCGAGCCGGCGTCGCGTGCGCTCCTGATCGGCACCGTGCTGCTCGTGCTGATCGTCGAGCTGCTGAATTCGAGCGTCGAGACGGCGATCGACCGGATCTCGCTCGAGCGCCACGAACTGTCCAAGCGCGCGAAGGATCTCGGCAGCGCGGCCGTCACGGTCGCGCTCTGCGCGTGCGTGACCACCTGGGGCCTCATACTCGGCCCCCTCGTCTGGCACCGGCTCGCCGGCTAG
- a CDS encoding TetR/AcrR family transcriptional regulator, translating into MEAKPPRRTRERILELSLKLFNEIGEPNVTTTTIAEEMEISPGNLYYHFRNKDDIINSIFAQFEQQIERRLRFPEDHRPTIDETWSYLQYMADFMWTYRFLYRDLNDLLARNRTLETHFKQIISHKVRFAREMCELLAADGELVATPAEIEVIATNMAVIATYWLSYQYVMHPRKYNDQDAIREELHQVSMHVISVIAPYLRGRSRQIFDDLVSGKLPKREFHDYLPPRDGSPRKDAKQ; encoded by the coding sequence ATGGAAGCGAAACCTCCCCGCCGCACGCGCGAACGGATTCTTGAGTTGTCGTTGAAACTCTTCAACGAGATCGGCGAGCCGAACGTCACGACGACGACGATCGCCGAGGAAATGGAAATCAGCCCAGGCAACCTGTACTACCATTTCCGCAACAAGGACGACATCATCAACAGCATCTTCGCGCAGTTCGAGCAGCAGATCGAACGGCGCCTGCGTTTTCCCGAAGATCATCGGCCGACGATCGACGAAACGTGGTCGTACCTGCAGTACATGGCCGACTTCATGTGGACCTATCGGTTCCTCTATCGCGACCTGAACGATCTGCTCGCGCGCAACCGCACGCTCGAGACGCACTTCAAGCAGATCATCAGCCACAAGGTTCGCTTCGCGCGCGAGATGTGCGAGCTGCTCGCGGCCGACGGCGAGCTCGTCGCGACGCCCGCCGAGATCGAGGTGATCGCGACCAACATGGCCGTGATCGCCACCTACTGGCTGTCGTATCAGTACGTGATGCATCCGCGCAAGTACAACGACCAGGACGCGATCCGCGAGGAGTTGCACCAGGTCAGCATGCATGTGATCTCGGTGATCGCGCCGTATCTGCGCGGCCGCTCGCGGCAGATCTTCGACGATCTCGTATCGGGCAAGCTGCCGAAGCGCGAGTTCCACGATTACCTGCCGCCGCGCGACGGTTCGCCGCGCAAGGACGCGAAGCAATGA
- a CDS encoding UDP-2,3-diacylglucosamine diphosphatase, whose product MGKKTSATSFFRDPAGLHAASAFLSGSAASDTLAPARPPTASATRHDDHESASQRYRTIWLSDIHLGTSGCQAGYLLDFLKHNESEYLYLVGDIIDGWQLRKGWYWPQAHNDVVQKILRKARKGTQVVYIPGNHDEAARQFCDLAFGEIHVRGEAFHTTLAGKRLWIVHGDLFDGVIQHAKWLAYLGDTLYTLILVLNRWFNRIRSRFGFQYWSLSQYLKHQVKNAVNFISSFEAVMTDEARRRGCDGVVCGHIHKAEIRDIDGVLYCNDGDWVESLSALVETMEGELKVVYWTVMRTPPAALSRKTKAATA is encoded by the coding sequence ATGGGCAAAAAAACGTCCGCGACTTCCTTCTTTCGTGATCCCGCTGGCCTGCACGCCGCCAGCGCCTTCCTGTCCGGCTCGGCGGCGAGCGACACGCTCGCGCCGGCCCGCCCTCCCACCGCGAGCGCCACGCGGCACGACGACCATGAGAGCGCCTCGCAACGCTACCGGACGATCTGGCTGTCGGACATTCATCTCGGCACGAGCGGCTGCCAGGCTGGCTATCTGCTCGACTTTCTCAAGCACAACGAATCGGAATATCTGTACCTCGTCGGCGACATCATCGACGGCTGGCAGCTCAGAAAAGGCTGGTACTGGCCGCAGGCGCACAACGACGTGGTGCAGAAGATCCTGCGCAAGGCGAGAAAGGGCACGCAAGTCGTCTACATCCCCGGCAACCACGACGAAGCCGCGCGCCAGTTCTGCGATCTCGCGTTCGGCGAGATCCATGTGCGCGGCGAGGCGTTCCACACGACGCTCGCAGGCAAACGTTTGTGGATCGTCCACGGCGACCTGTTCGACGGCGTGATCCAGCACGCGAAATGGCTCGCCTATCTCGGCGACACGCTGTACACGCTGATCCTCGTGCTCAACCGCTGGTTCAACCGGATCAGGAGCCGCTTCGGCTTCCAGTACTGGTCGCTGTCGCAATACCTGAAGCACCAGGTGAAGAACGCCGTGAACTTCATTTCGTCGTTCGAAGCGGTGATGACCGACGAAGCGCGCCGCCGCGGCTGCGACGGCGTCGTCTGCGGCCACATCCACAAGGCCGAGATCCGCGACATCGACGGCGTGCTGTACTGCAACGACGGCGACTGGGTCGAGAGCCTGTCCGCGCTCGTCGAGACGATGGAGGGCGAGCTGAAGGTCGTCTACTGGACCGTGATGCGCACGCCGCCCGCCGCGCTGTCGCGCAAGACCAAAGCCGCCACCGCCTGA
- a CDS encoding MFS transporter has product MEDLLESACPPAPRHPAGAADAAGTAGSRAAVRCNVAAVALGNAVEFFDFGAYATFAVMIGHTFFPAKSPFVSLLLAVSVFGLGFVVRPLGALVIGAYADRAGRKPAMMLTLVMMAVGTGAIAVLPGYETIGVAAPILLVVTRLIQGLAWGGEAGPATTYILEAAPPERRGAYACWQVATQGFAGLAAGLAGYALTLALPEADLYAWGWRVPFALGLLVLPIGVYIRRRLSDTIDAHRAYGSTRAILHELNARHRRPIAVGLMILLGSTITQYFLNYMTTFALTELHLPGGVAMLATFATGAALAVGSLAGGSLSDRVGRRAVLIWPRVLLLLLIFPALQLIVSRPTPAVFLATLTVLSGLHGMSGAALIVLIAESFPQRVRSTGFSIVYAVAVSLFGGTAQSIVTWLIGTTGNPMAPAGYLLVANAICIAAGWLAVETWPSGRNTR; this is encoded by the coding sequence ATGGAAGACCTGCTTGAATCCGCTTGTCCACCGGCGCCCCGGCATCCGGCCGGCGCAGCCGACGCGGCCGGCACGGCTGGGTCGCGCGCCGCAGTCCGCTGCAACGTCGCGGCGGTTGCGCTCGGCAACGCGGTGGAGTTCTTCGACTTCGGCGCTTACGCGACTTTCGCGGTGATGATCGGCCACACGTTTTTTCCGGCGAAGAGCCCGTTCGTGAGCCTGCTGCTTGCGGTGTCCGTGTTCGGGCTCGGCTTCGTCGTGCGTCCGCTCGGCGCGCTCGTGATCGGCGCATATGCGGACCGGGCGGGCCGCAAGCCCGCGATGATGCTGACGCTCGTGATGATGGCGGTCGGCACGGGGGCGATCGCCGTGCTGCCGGGATACGAAACGATCGGCGTCGCGGCGCCGATCCTGCTCGTCGTCACGCGGCTGATCCAGGGGCTCGCGTGGGGCGGCGAGGCGGGGCCCGCGACGACCTACATTCTCGAAGCCGCTCCCCCCGAGCGGCGCGGCGCGTACGCGTGCTGGCAGGTCGCGACGCAGGGTTTCGCGGGGCTCGCGGCGGGGCTCGCGGGCTACGCGCTCACGCTTGCATTGCCCGAAGCCGACCTGTACGCGTGGGGCTGGCGCGTGCCGTTCGCGCTCGGCCTGCTGGTGCTGCCGATCGGCGTCTACATCCGCCGCCGGCTGTCCGACACGATCGACGCGCACCGTGCATACGGCTCGACGCGCGCCATCCTGCACGAGCTGAACGCGCGGCATCGGCGGCCGATCGCGGTCGGCCTGATGATCCTGCTCGGCAGCACGATCACGCAGTATTTCCTCAATTACATGACGACGTTTGCGCTGACCGAGCTGCATCTGCCGGGCGGCGTCGCGATGCTCGCGACGTTCGCGACGGGCGCCGCGCTTGCCGTGGGCTCGCTCGCGGGCGGCAGCCTGTCGGATCGAGTCGGACGCCGGGCGGTCCTGATCTGGCCGCGCGTGCTGTTGCTGCTGCTGATCTTCCCGGCGTTGCAATTGATCGTTTCGCGTCCGACGCCCGCAGTGTTTCTCGCCACGCTGACCGTGCTGTCCGGCCTGCACGGCATGAGCGGCGCGGCGCTCATCGTGCTGATCGCCGAGAGCTTCCCGCAACGCGTGCGCTCGACCGGGTTCTCGATCGTCTATGCCGTCGCGGTGTCGTTGTTCGGCGGCACCGCGCAGAGCATCGTCACCTGGCTCATCGGCACCACCGGCAATCCGATGGCGCCCGCCGGCTATCTGCTCGTCGCGAACGCGATCTGCATCGCGGCCGGGTGGCTTGCCGTCGAGACCTGGCCGAGCGGGCGCAACACGCGTTAG
- a CDS encoding SDR family oxidoreductase: MTNPPAKAVLITGASRGIGRATALLAAAHGWSVGINYARDAAAAEATADAVRAAGAQACIVRGDVANETDVIAMFDAVQSAFGRLDALVNNAGIVAPSLPLADMDVARLKRVFDTNVLGAYLCAREAARRLSTDRGGMGGAIANVSSIAARLGSPNEYVDYAGSKGAVDTLTLGLAKELGPRGVRVNAVRPGLIATEIHASGGQPGRAERLGAQTPLGRAGEADEVAEAIVWLLSDAASYVTGALLDVGGGR, from the coding sequence ATGACGAACCCGCCAGCCAAAGCCGTCCTCATCACCGGCGCGAGCCGCGGCATCGGCCGCGCAACCGCGCTTCTCGCCGCCGCGCACGGCTGGTCGGTCGGCATCAACTACGCGCGCGACGCGGCAGCCGCCGAAGCAACCGCCGACGCGGTGCGCGCCGCCGGCGCGCAAGCGTGCATCGTGCGCGGCGACGTCGCGAACGAAACCGACGTGATCGCCATGTTCGACGCGGTGCAGTCCGCGTTCGGCCGGCTCGACGCGCTCGTCAACAACGCGGGAATCGTCGCGCCGTCGCTGCCGCTCGCCGACATGGACGTCGCACGCCTGAAGCGCGTATTCGACACCAACGTGCTCGGCGCGTATCTGTGCGCGCGCGAAGCCGCGCGGCGGCTGTCGACCGATCGCGGCGGCATGGGCGGCGCGATCGCCAACGTCTCGTCGATCGCCGCGCGGCTCGGCTCGCCGAACGAGTACGTCGACTATGCGGGTTCGAAGGGCGCGGTCGACACGCTGACGCTCGGCCTCGCGAAGGAGCTCGGCCCGCGCGGCGTACGCGTGAATGCGGTTCGCCCGGGCCTCATCGCGACCGAGATCCATGCGAGCGGCGGCCAGCCCGGCCGTGCCGAGCGACTCGGCGCGCAGACGCCGCTCGGCCGCGCAGGCGAAGCAGACGAGGTGGCCGAGGCGATCGTCTGGCTGCTGAGCGACGCCGCGTCGTACGTGACGGGCGCGCTGCTCGACGTCGGCGGCGGGCGCTGA
- a CDS encoding RDD family protein, with product MTASTLPFEPSRAPSVRRRLAALAYEGLLLFGIAFFAGLAFGVTLQQRNGLDHHNLLAGWIALVVGAYFVWFWTHGGQTLPMKTWRLRVETARGAPLSAGRALVRYALGWLWFLPPLALHPLAGFSVPRTIAATAVWFVLWTLAARLHPSRQFPHDRLAGTRIVDVPRRG from the coding sequence GTGACGGCGTCCACGCTCCCGTTCGAACCGTCGCGTGCGCCGAGCGTGCGCCGCCGGCTCGCCGCCCTCGCGTACGAAGGCCTGCTGCTCTTCGGCATCGCGTTCTTCGCCGGCCTCGCGTTCGGCGTGACGCTGCAGCAGCGCAACGGCCTCGATCATCACAACCTGCTCGCCGGATGGATCGCGCTCGTCGTCGGCGCATACTTCGTCTGGTTCTGGACGCACGGCGGCCAGACGCTGCCGATGAAGACCTGGCGGCTGCGCGTCGAGACGGCGCGCGGCGCGCCGCTGTCGGCAGGCCGCGCGCTCGTGCGCTACGCGCTCGGCTGGCTGTGGTTCCTGCCGCCCCTCGCGCTGCATCCGCTCGCGGGCTTCTCCGTGCCGCGCACGATCGCCGCGACGGCCGTGTGGTTCGTGCTGTGGACGCTCGCGGCGCGCCTGCACCCGAGCCGCCAGTTCCCGCACGATCGCCTCGCCGGCACCCGCATCGTCGACGTGCCCCGTCGCGGCTGA
- a CDS encoding glycosyltransferase family 4 protein has protein sequence MKIMIVTDAWEPQVNGVVRTLKSTARELTALGHRVELVTPLEFRTVPCPTYPEIRLSILPYRRLRERLNAFEPDALHIATEGPLGLAARRYARARKLPFTTAYHTRFPEYVQARFGVPLAATYRFLRWFHGASLAVMAPTPVVKDDLEQFGFDNVVLWTRGVDLDIFRPMESKVLNTARPIFLYVGRVAIEKNVEAFLKLDLPGSKWVAGEGPALAELKSRYPEANYLGVLTQAELAKVYAAADVFVFPSRTDTFGLVLLEALACGTPVAAYPVTGPVDVLGNGGAGAMNEDLREACLEALKIDRRHAREWAERFSWRAASEQFASHLKPLPKSASPHTEGAAV, from the coding sequence ATGAAAATCATGATCGTCACCGATGCGTGGGAGCCGCAAGTCAACGGCGTCGTGCGCACGCTCAAGAGCACCGCGCGCGAGCTCACCGCGCTCGGCCACCGCGTCGAGCTCGTCACGCCGCTCGAATTCCGCACGGTGCCCTGCCCGACCTATCCCGAAATCCGTCTGTCGATCCTGCCATACCGGCGGCTGCGCGAGCGCCTGAACGCGTTCGAGCCGGACGCGCTGCACATCGCGACGGAAGGCCCGCTCGGCCTCGCCGCGCGCCGCTACGCGCGCGCGCGCAAGCTGCCGTTCACGACCGCGTACCACACGCGCTTTCCCGAATACGTGCAGGCGCGCTTCGGCGTGCCGCTCGCGGCGACCTATCGCTTCCTGCGGTGGTTCCACGGCGCGTCGCTCGCGGTGATGGCGCCGACGCCCGTCGTCAAGGACGACCTCGAGCAATTCGGCTTCGACAACGTCGTGCTGTGGACGCGCGGCGTCGATCTCGACATCTTCCGGCCGATGGAGTCGAAGGTGCTCAACACCGCGCGGCCGATCTTCCTGTATGTCGGCCGCGTCGCGATCGAGAAGAACGTCGAGGCGTTCCTGAAGCTCGACCTGCCAGGCTCGAAATGGGTCGCGGGCGAAGGGCCTGCGCTCGCCGAGCTCAAATCGCGCTATCCTGAGGCGAATTACCTCGGCGTGCTGACGCAGGCGGAGCTCGCCAAGGTATACGCGGCGGCCGACGTGTTCGTGTTCCCGAGCCGCACCGACACGTTCGGTCTCGTGCTGCTCGAGGCGCTCGCGTGCGGCACGCCCGTCGCCGCCTATCCGGTGACGGGGCCCGTCGACGTGCTCGGGAACGGCGGCGCCGGCGCGATGAACGAGGACTTGCGCGAAGCGTGCCTCGAGGCGCTGAAGATCGATCGGCGGCACGCGCGCGAGTGGGCCGAGCGTTTCTCGTGGCGCGCGGCGTCCGAGCAGTTCGCGTCGCACCTGAAGCCGCTGCCGAAATCCGCCAGCCCACATACCGAAGGCGCAGCCGTTTGA
- a CDS encoding ArnT family glycosyltransferase, producing MQGNASPGGRRTPASAHRAGSPDNHSHSPPAVALAAAAPGAAGTAGERAAGSGGADAIRTPLAGLRVWLVAAAVLCAYLLPGILGHDPWKQDETYTFGIIQHMLESGDFVVPTNAGQPFLEKPPLYDWVAAGLAWLFSRYLPLHDAARLASALFAALAFGFTARAARIATGAARWLELPVIGTVALCAGSLVVIKHSHDLMTDVALMAGTAMGFCGLLELVIRHAGGASRAAPGRQPASRCAAPLFGLGVGVALMSKGLFVPLVFGATLAATLVLYPTCRSRAFFRSLAIAALVCAPFALIWPTALFLRSESLFLVWFWENNVGRFFGFSVPTLGAENDKPLFIWRALLTLGFPVAPLALVALARSLWRDWRAPHVALPLAFAGVGMVVLHISATSRQLYILPFIAPLALVAAQAIPRLPQRLHTAWDHASRLLFGTAAALVWIVWSLMSDRNGPRVGLQWLGRWLPLDWTMPIEPALVLSALAITIGWVGLMPSLRLAGKWRGALSWAMGALVAWGLVYTLLLPWLDVAKSYRSVFEDLNRRLALEWNDGDCMASVNLGESEAPMLYYFSGVLHQPVVRPNASACTWLIVQGTRANPPALDVEWKPFWAGARPGDDQEMLRVYVRTPAAAAIARP from the coding sequence ATGCAGGGAAATGCCTCGCCCGGCGGCCGGCGCACGCCCGCTTCGGCGCATCGCGCCGGCTCGCCCGACAATCACTCGCACTCGCCGCCCGCCGTGGCGCTCGCGGCCGCCGCGCCCGGCGCCGCGGGAACGGCCGGCGAGCGCGCCGCCGGATCGGGCGGCGCGGATGCAATCCGCACGCCGCTCGCCGGATTGCGCGTGTGGCTCGTCGCCGCGGCCGTGCTTTGCGCGTACCTGTTGCCGGGCATCCTCGGCCACGATCCGTGGAAGCAGGATGAAACCTACACGTTCGGCATCATCCAACACATGCTCGAAAGCGGCGACTTCGTCGTGCCGACCAACGCGGGGCAGCCGTTCCTCGAAAAACCACCGCTGTACGACTGGGTCGCCGCCGGCCTCGCGTGGCTCTTTTCCCGCTACCTGCCGCTGCACGACGCCGCACGGCTCGCGAGCGCCCTCTTCGCCGCGCTCGCGTTCGGCTTCACCGCGCGCGCCGCGCGCATCGCGACCGGCGCCGCGCGCTGGCTCGAACTGCCGGTGATCGGCACCGTCGCGCTGTGCGCGGGCTCGCTCGTCGTTATCAAGCATTCTCACGACCTGATGACCGACGTCGCGCTGATGGCGGGCACCGCGATGGGCTTTTGCGGGCTGCTCGAACTCGTGATCCGGCACGCCGGCGGCGCGAGCCGCGCCGCCCCCGGCCGGCAGCCCGCGAGCCGCTGCGCGGCCCCCCTGTTCGGGCTGGGCGTCGGCGTCGCGCTGATGTCGAAGGGCCTGTTCGTGCCGCTCGTGTTCGGCGCGACGCTCGCCGCAACGCTCGTTCTCTACCCGACCTGCCGCAGCCGCGCGTTCTTCCGCTCGCTCGCGATCGCCGCGCTCGTGTGCGCGCCGTTCGCGCTGATCTGGCCGACCGCGCTGTTCCTGCGCTCCGAATCGCTGTTCCTCGTCTGGTTCTGGGAAAACAACGTCGGCCGCTTCTTCGGTTTCTCGGTGCCGACGCTCGGCGCCGAAAACGACAAGCCGCTCTTCATCTGGCGCGCGCTGCTGACGCTCGGCTTTCCGGTCGCCCCGCTCGCGCTCGTCGCGCTCGCGCGCAGCCTCTGGCGCGACTGGCGCGCGCCGCACGTCGCGCTGCCGCTCGCGTTCGCGGGCGTCGGGATGGTCGTGCTGCACATCTCAGCGACGTCGCGCCAGTTGTACATCCTGCCGTTCATCGCGCCGCTCGCGCTCGTCGCCGCGCAAGCGATCCCGCGCCTGCCGCAGCGACTGCATACCGCGTGGGACCATGCGAGCCGGCTGCTGTTCGGCACGGCCGCGGCGCTCGTGTGGATCGTCTGGTCGCTGATGTCCGATCGCAACGGTCCGCGCGTCGGCTTGCAATGGCTCGGCCGCTGGCTGCCGCTCGACTGGACGATGCCGATCGAGCCCGCGCTCGTGCTGTCCGCGCTCGCGATCACGATCGGCTGGGTTGGCCTGATGCCGTCGCTGCGGCTTGCGGGCAAGTGGCGCGGCGCGCTGTCGTGGGCGATGGGCGCGCTCGTCGCGTGGGGGCTCGTCTACACGCTGCTGCTGCCGTGGCTCGACGTCGCGAAGAGCTATCGTTCGGTGTTCGAAGATTTGAATCGCCGGCTCGCGCTCGAATGGAACGACGGCGACTGCATGGCGAGCGTCAATCTCGGCGAATCGGAAGCGCCGATGCTCTACTACTTCTCCGGCGTGCTGCACCAGCCCGTCGTCCGGCCGAACGCGAGCGCCTGCACGTGGCTCATCGTGCAGGGCACGCGTGCGAACCCGCCCGCGCTCGACGTCGAATGGAAGCCCTTCTGGGCAGGCGCCCGGCCGGGCGACGATCAGGAAATGCTGCGCGTCTACGTGCGCACGCCGGCCGCGGCCGCCATCGCCCGTCCTTGA
- a CDS encoding amidase — MSELLDLSACSLAERFKNRSVTPADYADALLDHIARWEPHLNALCRFDPAQVREQALASTRRWAAGVPLSEIDGVPVTIKELIATQGDRVAQGSAAAADAPPAVADAPAAARLREAGAVVIGKTTVPDYAMLSSGLSSLYGITRNPWRLDLNPGGSSSGAAAAAAAGYGPLHVGTDIGGSIRLPAGWCGIVGFKPSNGRIPIDPYYTGRCAGPMTRTIDDAALLMRFLSRPDWRDATSLPPEAIDWSITPADVKGMRIGLMLDAGCGIEPEAEILAAVDAAAERVAAHGARIVAAPPVLSRAMLDGLDRFWQARLWADLERLPDVARERILPYIVAWAGQGATVSGVDAVRGFGATFEMRAAAARLFQSVDAVLSPTNVVTGFPAEWAGPTDDPARPFEHIAFTVPWNMGEQPALSIHCGFARNGMPIGLQIVGPRFADRLVLQLGRAYEAWRGEMPRWPAAPR, encoded by the coding sequence ATGTCCGAGTTGCTCGACCTGAGCGCTTGCTCGCTCGCCGAACGGTTCAAGAACCGCAGCGTGACGCCCGCCGACTACGCGGACGCGCTGCTCGATCACATCGCCCGGTGGGAGCCGCATCTGAATGCGCTGTGCCGCTTCGATCCGGCGCAGGTGCGCGAGCAGGCGCTCGCGTCGACGCGCCGCTGGGCCGCGGGTGTGCCGCTCAGCGAGATCGACGGCGTGCCCGTGACGATCAAGGAGCTGATCGCGACACAGGGCGATCGGGTGGCGCAGGGCTCGGCCGCGGCCGCCGACGCGCCGCCCGCGGTTGCCGACGCGCCCGCTGCGGCGCGGCTGCGCGAGGCGGGCGCGGTCGTGATCGGCAAGACGACGGTGCCCGATTACGCGATGCTGTCGTCGGGGCTGTCGAGCCTGTACGGCATCACGCGCAACCCGTGGCGGCTCGATCTGAATCCGGGCGGCTCGAGCAGCGGCGCGGCCGCGGCGGCGGCCGCAGGCTACGGGCCGCTGCACGTGGGCACCGACATCGGCGGGTCGATCCGGCTGCCGGCCGGCTGGTGCGGCATCGTCGGCTTCAAGCCGTCGAACGGGCGGATTCCGATCGATCCGTACTACACGGGCCGCTGCGCGGGGCCGATGACGCGCACGATCGACGATGCCGCGCTGCTGATGCGCTTCCTGTCGCGGCCGGACTGGCGCGACGCGACGAGCCTGCCGCCCGAGGCGATCGACTGGTCGATTACGCCCGCCGACGTGAAGGGAATGCGGATCGGCCTGATGCTCGACGCCGGCTGCGGGATCGAGCCCGAGGCGGAGATCCTCGCCGCGGTGGACGCGGCGGCCGAGCGCGTTGCCGCGCACGGCGCGCGGATCGTCGCGGCGCCGCCCGTGCTGTCGCGCGCGATGCTCGACGGGCTCGACCGTTTCTGGCAGGCGCGGCTGTGGGCGGATCTCGAGCGGCTGCCGGACGTGGCGCGCGAGCGCATCCTGCCGTACATCGTCGCGTGGGCTGGGCAGGGCGCGACGGTGTCCGGCGTCGATGCGGTGCGCGGCTTCGGCGCGACGTTCGAGATGCGCGCGGCGGCTGCGCGGCTGTTCCAGTCGGTCGACGCGGTGCTGTCGCCGACCAACGTCGTCACCGGCTTCCCGGCCGAGTGGGCGGGGCCGACCGACGATCCGGCGCGGCCGTTCGAGCACATCGCGTTCACGGTTCCGTGGAACATGGGCGAGCAGCCGGCGTTGTCGATCCACTGCGGCTTCGCGCGCAATGGGATGCCGATCGGCCTGCAGATCGTCGGGCCGCGCTTTGCCGACCGGCTCGTGCTGCAGCTCGGCCGCGCGTACGAGGCGTGGCGAGGCGAGATGCCGCGCTGGCCGGCGGCGCCGCGCTGA
- a CDS encoding TIGR00730 family Rossman fold protein has protein sequence MKSVCVYCGSANGVKPVYAEAARAFGRALANAGLTLVYGGGRVGLMGVIADEVIASGGRAIGVITELLYDKEVGHTGLTELHVVPDMHHRKKMMAELADAFVAMPGGAGTLEEFFEVYTWAQLGYHRKPVALYNVDAFYQPLIALLEHTVEEGFMQRTYFDALCIDAAPDALIDQLVRYRPPARDKWTFVSEQEA, from the coding sequence ATGAAGAGCGTCTGCGTGTATTGCGGTTCGGCCAACGGCGTGAAACCCGTCTACGCGGAAGCGGCGCGCGCGTTCGGCCGCGCGCTCGCGAACGCCGGCCTCACGCTCGTCTACGGCGGCGGACGCGTCGGCCTGATGGGCGTGATCGCCGACGAGGTGATCGCGTCGGGCGGACGCGCGATCGGCGTCATCACGGAGCTGCTCTACGACAAGGAAGTCGGCCACACCGGCTTGACCGAGCTGCACGTCGTGCCCGACATGCATCATCGCAAGAAGATGATGGCCGAGCTCGCGGACGCGTTCGTCGCGATGCCGGGCGGCGCGGGCACGCTCGAGGAGTTCTTCGAGGTCTACACGTGGGCGCAGCTCGGCTATCATCGCAAGCCCGTCGCGCTCTACAACGTCGACGCGTTCTACCAGCCGCTCATCGCGCTCCTCGAGCACACCGTCGAAGAAGGCTTCATGCAGCGCACGTATTTCGATGCGCTGTGCATCGACGCCGCGCCCGATGCGCTCATCGATCAGCTCGTCCGGTATCGTCCGCCCGCGCGCGACAAATGGACGTTCGTGTCGGAGCAGGAAGCCTGA